The genomic window GCGGCGAGCGCGGCGGATCGCGCGCTCGGCCCACCTGCACCGTCGCCTCGTCTACGCACCCGCGGTCGTGGTGCCGGTGCACTGGCTGAGCCTGCTGCCGCTCGCGCTCGGTCGCTCCATCGGCCTGCTCCTCCTGAAGGCGCCCGGCGCGATCGGCGGCGAGTTCGCGGCAGCGCTCGGGGCGATGTTCGCCTTCGGGCGCGTCGCCCGCGCGCGCGGACGGCTCCGGCGCGGAAAGCAGGTGGGCTGGGCGGCCATCGCACCGCTTCGGGTCTCCGCCGATGAGATGCGTCGCCGTCGCCGTGCCGCCGCAGAGGCCCGACGTGCGCGCGCCCGCGGGCGCACCGACGAGGTGCAGTTCATCGGCACGGGCGGAGGGTGGGTGCTGCTCGCGGCGTTCGCCGGGTCGCTCGTCGTCTTCGGTCGCCTGCTCGGTGCCACGGGGATCGGCGGCGGCGCCCTCGCCCCGCTGTCGGGTGGACTCGGGGAGCTCTGGACCAACGCCGCCTACGGCTGGAGGGACATGGGTGCCGGATTCGTCGGTGCCGCCGATCCGTTCGCAGGGCTCCTCGCGGTGCTCGGCTCGATCACCTTCTGGTCGCCGTCGTACGCGATGGTGCTGCTGTGGTTGCTTGCGATGCCGCTCGCGGCGCTCGGCGCCTGGTTCGCCGCCAGCCGGCTGACCGACCGCGCCGCCGTGCGCGCCTTCGCGGGGCTCGTCTGGATGCTGGCCCCGCCGTTCCTCGTCGCCCTCGGCGATGGACGACCCGGTGCGGTGCTCGCGCACGTGCTGCTCGGCTGGCTCGCGTTCGCCGCGCTGGGCGCGGCGACGAGCTGGGCGGCCGCCGCGTCGGCGAGCCTCCTGTTCGCCGCGACCGTCGCCGCGGCGCCCAGCCTCGCACCGGCGCTCCTGCTCGGCTGGATCGTCGCGATGGCGGTCAGCGGCCGTGCCATGGTGCGCTACCTCCTGCTCCCGGTGCCGGCGATCGCGCTGGCCGCGCCGCTCGTGTGGGAGCAGGTCCAGCGGGGCGCGTGGCTCGGCCTGGTCGCGGACCCGGGCGTGCCGTCGCCGTCCGCGGTGCCTGAGCCGGGCTGGCTCGCGATCGGATTCCCCGGCGGCTCCGACGGCGGCTGGGACGAGGTGGTCGCTTCGCTCGGCACCGGCTGGGATCCGCTCTGGCCGGCGCTCACCCTGCTCGCACCACTGGTGCTCGCGGCCGCGGCATCGGTCGCCGGTGGTCGCACGCGGATCCGCGGCGCACTCGTGGCCCTCGCGGCGGCCGCGGCAGGGTTCGCGACCGCCGTCGCCGCATCCCGCCTGTCGGTCGCGACGGTCGGGCCGGAGGCGGTCGAGGTCTGGACGGGGGCCGGCCAGAGCCTCGCGTTCGCCGGCCTCGTCTTCGGTGCGGTCATCGCGTTCGACGCCGTCCGTCGCGGTTCCGCCGGCCTTGCGGTGCTGGCAGGCGCCGCGGCCCTCGGCCTCGTCCTGCCGCTCGCGATCGACCTGGTCTCGGGGCGCGTCGACGTCGGCCCGGCAGGCACGCGCGAGCTGCCGGCGTTCGTCGTCGCCGAGGCATCCGACGACCCGCGGGTGACGACCATGCGGCTCGAACCGCTCGCCGACGGAAGCATCCACGCCTCGCTCGAGCACGGCGCCGGCACGACCCTCGACGACCAGTCGACGCTCGACGCCACCCGGCCGGAGCTCACCGCCGACGAGGAGGAGCTGGCGGAGCTCGCCGGCAACCTCGCGTCGCGAAGCGGATTCGATGCTGCGGCGGCGATCGAGCAGTTCGGCACGACGTTCGTGCTGCTCGGCGAGGCCGGCGAGGACCGCGCCGCCGAGGCGACCGTCGAACGGGCGCGCGCCGCCCTCGACGGCAACGCCGCGCTGGTCCCGGTCGGCGAGACCGCGTTCGGCGTGCTGTGGCGCTTCGCCGACGCACCGTCTCCGGCGCCCGCCGCGGCGATCCCGGATGATCCAGGGGGCGAGACCGGACTGCGCTGGACGGTCCTCCAACTCGTCGTGCTCGGCCTCGCGCTGCTCCTCTCCATCCCGACCGGCATCGGGCGGGAGACCGATCGACGTGCCCCCCGGGCGCCGCGATCGCGACGCCCGAAGCGGGTGCCCGCTGCGGCGCTGACCGGCACGGCCGCCGCGGCGGGCGTCGCGAGCCCGGACGACGCGGAGCCGGGGTCGGAGACCGCGGAGGCGCAGGAGACCGCGGACGCTGCGGAGGCCCCGGAGGTTCCGGATGCCCCGATCATCCCGGCGGGGGCGGGGACCGTCGAACCGGATGTGCCGGATGATCCGGGATCGGAGATCGCGGGCGTCGTCGTGAACGCGGATGCCTCGGCCGAAACGGAGCAGGTCGACGACGGGGAGCCGGCGGGGGGCGCGGAGCCGGCGGATGACGCGACGACGGATGCAGGTGGCGTGGACCCGGAGGACGAGGAACGTGGCTAGGGGAATGCTCGTGAAGGCCGGACTGCGGACGCTCGCGGGCGTCGCCGCGCTCGCCGCGGGCGGTGTGCTGGTCATGGTGGGGCTGCAGTCGAACTGGCCCGGATATCGCGCCGAGCCCCAGTCGGTGGAGGTTCGGCCCGAGCCGAGCGGGCAGGTGCGGGTCTGCCCGGGACCGCTCCTCGAACTCGCCGACGACGCGGCCGCGGCGACGACCGCCAGTTCCTTCGACAGCCCCGACCTCGTGACCCAGGTCCAGCCGGCGAGCGCGACGGTCCAGGAGATCGACCTCACGGCGCCCGACAACCCCGAGGCGGATTCGGACGGCACGCCCACGGCGCTCGTCGCCGAGCCGACCGAGGTCGACGCGGGGCTGCTGGCGGGCGTCCAATCGCAGGAGGCTTCGACGGAGACGATGGCCGGGCTCGCGGTGGCCGCGTGCCGCGACGCGCTGGCCGAGTCCTGGCTCGTGGGCGGATCGACGGCGCTCGGGAGGGTGACGCTCGTGCTGCTCGCGAATCCCACCGACGTCGCCGCGAGCGTCGATCTGCGGATATTCGGCACCGACGGCCCCGTCGATGCTCCGACGGCACGAGGCATCCAGGTGCCGCCGCAGGAGCAGCGGGTGATCTCGCTCGCGGGGTTGGCCCCGAACCTCGACTCGCCGGTCGTACAGGTGACGGCCACTGGAGGGCGGATCGCGGCGACGCTCCAGCAGGCGTCGATCGACGGTCTCGTGCCCGCGGGCGCGGACCTGGTCGGTGCGACCGCGGCTGCTTCGTCCGAGCAGGTGATCCCGGGCGTGGTCGTGGCGGAGGCAGGCGGGATCGCCGTCGACGAGGACCACCTGACCGGGGACGGCTTCCCCGTGGTGCGACTGTTCGCCCCCGGTGCGGAGGAGGCCGACGTCGAACTCGAACTCGTGCCGGCAGGCGGCGACGAGGGCGAGCTCATCGAGGTGGAACTGCTGCCGGGCCAGGTGACCGACGTGCCGCTCGGCGACGTCCCGGCCGGCACCTACACGGTGCGCATCGCCTCGGACCAACCGCTCGTCGCCGCCGCGCGCTCGAACATCGCTCCGATCCCCGCGACGGGTGACACGCAGTCGGTGGGCGAGCCCGGGGACGTCGCCTGGTTCGCTGCGGCGTCGCCGCTCGTGGGCGACGCGGCGGTGGCGATCGCCGACGCACCGGCGCCGCGGCTGCACCTGGTGAACCCGACCGACGAGACGCTGTCGGTCGTCGTCGCGGAGTCGTCGGGGGAACGCGAGGTCGAGATCCCGTCTCGAGCCGCGGTGGGCGTCGACGTCGACCCCGGCAGCGGGTTCACGCTGCGCGACGCCGATGGCCTGTACGCCTCGGTCAGCTACGAGGACGACCGCCTCATCGCGGCGACGGTGGTCGAGCCGGCGGCGCCCGCGGATGCGCCGATCCGGGTCTACCCGCACTGATGCCTGCGGGCGGTCGCGGGCATCCTGCGACGTCGGCCTCGGCGGCGGACGGGCCCGAACCTCAGAAGTGGCGGTATCGCCCCGGCGCCAGCTCCCAGGGATCCTTGCCGAGCAGGTCGGCGACCGCTCGGTAGACGCACGATTCGACGAGGAGCTTCTCGTCGCGGTCCTCGCCCTCCTGGAGCCGGAGGAACCGCACGATGGGCAACCGGAAGAACAGGATGCGCCGCTCGTCGTGGTAGACCTTCCACCGGTCGACGTGGTCGTCGTGGATCGCTTCCGCAGGGCCCTGCGCGACCTCGATGACGACGCCCTCGAGCTCGGGCCACAGGCTGCGCAGGTAGGACGCCGTCGTCGCGACGATCAGGTCGAACTCGTCGAGTCGTGAACGCAGCATCGGCAGGTGCGGCCCCGTGACCGCGGAACGCATGCCGCGTCCGTGACGATCGCGGGCGAGCCGGCGAGGCGACCTCGGAGCGGACGCGACACGGCGGGAACGGGGCATGCGATCCATCGTAATGTCCACCGCATCGCTAGTCTGAGTCCTGCCATGAGACGTTGTTCGCGCACCGCATGCACCGCCGAGGCGGTCGCGACCCTCACGTACGACTACGCCGACTCGCTCGCCGTGCTCGGCCCCTTGGCACCTCGTCGCGAACCTCACGGCTACGACCTCTGCGCCCGCCACGCCGAGCGCACCTCTGCACCGCGCGGATGGCAGGTCGTTCGCCACCTGCCGCTCGGTGAACTAGGTTCGAGGGCGTGAATTCCGCGCAGCCTGCACCGCCCAGCCCACTCGCCGCGGTCGTCAAGGCCTACGACGTCCGCGGCATCGTCGGGGAAGGGCTGACCGACGAGGTCGTCGCCGCCCTGGGCGCCGCGTTCGTCGACGAGGTGGGGGCGGCCGGCGCCCGGGTGGTGGTCGGCCACGACATGCGCGGCTCCTCGCCGGGCTTCGCGACGGCGTTCGCGCGTGGAGCCACGGCGCGGGGGGCCGACGTCGTCGCGATCGGGCTCTGCTCCACGGACGAGAGCTACTACGCGTCGGGTTCGCTCGATGCGCCGGCGGCGATGTTCACCGCCAGTCACAACCCTGCGGCCTACAACGGCATCAAGTTCTCCCGCGCGGGTGCGAAGGGGATCTCGCTCGACACCGGCCTCGCCGCGATCCGCGACCGCGCGGCCGTGTACCTCGAGCGCGGCATCGACGCGGTCGCCCAGCCCGGCAGTATCGCGACCGCCGATGTGCTCGTCGAGTACGCCGCGTACCTGCGGTCGCTCGTCGACCTCTCCGGCATCCGCCCGCTCAAGGTCGTGGTCGATGCGGGCAACGGCATGGGCGGCCTCACCGTCCCCGCGGTGCTCGGCGAAGCCGCGGGCCTGCCGGCGCTGCCGCTCGAGATCGTGCCGCTCTACTTCGAGCTCGACGGCACGTTCCCGAACCACGAGGCGAACCCGCTCGAGCCGGCCAACCTCGTCGACCTCCAGCGCGCCGTCGTCGAGCACGGCGCCGACCTCGGCCTCGCCTTCGACGGCGACGCCGACCGCTGCTTCGTGGTCGACGGGTCCGGCGACGCGGTGAGCCCCTCGGCGGTGGCGGCGGTCGTGGCGCTCCGCGAGGTCGCCCGGGTCCGGGCTGCCGGCGAGGAGGACGTGAACGTCATCCACAACCTGATCACCTCGCTCGCCGTTCCCGAGACGATCGTCGCGGCGGGCGCGAACCCGGTCCGCACCCGCGTCGGCCACTCCCTCATCAAGGACCGCATGGCCGAGACGGCTGCGGTGTTCGGCGGCGAGCACTCCGCGCACTACTACTTCCGCGATTTCTGGGGCGCCGACAACGGCATGCTCGCGGCGATGCACGTGCTCGCCGAGTTCGGTGCGCAGGATGCCCCGCTCGCGGAGCTCGCCGCGCGGTTCACGCCGTACGCGATGTCCGGTGAGATCAACTCGACCGTCGACGACGTCCCGTCCGCCTACACGCGCGTGGTCGAGGCCTTCACCGGACGGGGCGACTTCGACGAGCTCGACGGGCTCACGGTCACCGGGCTCACGGCCGAGGACGAGCCCTTCTGGTGGTTCAACGTGCGACCGAGCAACACGGAGCCGCTGCTCCGACTGAACGTCGAGGGCGAGGACGAGCAGACCATGCGCGCGATCCGCGACGAAGTGCTCGCCCTCATCCGCGGCTGACTCCGAACGGGTGCGGCGGCGTCGGCATCCGCCTGCGACAATGGAGCGCATGACGCTCTCCGACACCACCGTCCTGCCGTTCAAGGTCGCCGATCTCGCGCTCGCGGAGGCGGGCCGTCACCAGCTCCGCCTCGCCGAGAACGAGATGCCCGGCCTGATGGCGCTGCGCGAGGAGTTCGCCGGAGCGCAGCCCCTCGCCGGCGCGCGAATCGCGGGCAGCCTGCACATGACCGTGCAGACCGCGGTGCTCATCGAGACGCTCGTCGCGCTCGGCGCGCAGGTGCGCTGGGCGAGCTGCAACATCTTCTCCACGCAGGATGAAGCCGCTGCCGCGATCGTGGTGGGGCCGGATGGCACGGTCGACGAGCCAGCCGGGGTTCCGGTGTTCGCCTGGAAGGGCGAGTCGCTCGAGGAGTACTGGTGGTGCACCGACCGCATCTTCGACTGGTCGGCGGAAGCCGCCGAGGCCGGGGCCGACTGGAACGGGCCGAACATGATCCTCGACGACGGCGGTGACGCGACCCTGCTCGTGCACGAGGGTGCGCGGTTCGAGGCGGCCGGCGCGGTGCCGCCGGCATCCGACGGCGACAGCCACGAGTACCGGGTGGTGCTCGACACGCTGCGCCGCTCGTTGGCGGTGAGCCCCGACCGGTGGACCCGCATCGCGGCGGAGATCCGCGGCGTGACCGAGGAGACCACGACGGGCGTGCACCGCCTGTACGAACTGCACGCCGAGGGCGGGCTCGCCTTCCCTGCGATCAACGTCAACGACTCCGTGACGAAGTCGAAGTTCGACAACAAGTACGGCATCCGCCACTCGCTGCCGGACGGCCTCAACCGCGCGACCGACGTGCTGATGGGCGGCAAGGTCGCGTTCGTGTGCGGCTACGGCGACGTCGGCAAGGGCGCGGCCGAGGCGCTCCGCGGTCAGGGCGCGCGCGTCATCGTGTCCGAGGTCGACCCGATCTGCGCGCTGCAGGCAGCCATGGACGGATACCAGGTCTCGCGCCTCGAGTCCGTGCTCGGCGAGGTCGACATCCTCGTCACGGGCACCGGCAACAAGGACGTCGTCCGCCTCGACCACCTGCTCGGGCTCAAGCACCTCGCGATCGTCGCCAACGTCGGCCACTTCGACAACGAGATCGACATGGCCGCGCTCGAGTCGCTCGAGGGCGCCGAACGCGTCGAGATCAAGCCGCAGGTGCACGAATGGCGACTGCCGACCGGCCGCAGCGTGCTGGTGCTCAGCGAGGGTCGCCTCATGAACCTCGGCAACGCGACCGGCCACCCGTCGTTCGTCATGTCGAACTCGTTCACCAACCAGGTGCTCGCGCAGATCGAGCTCTGGACCCGGCCCGAGGAGTACCCGGTCGGCGTGTACGTGCTGCCGAAGCACCTCGACGAGAAGGTCGCGCGCCTGCACCTCGACGCGCTCGGCGTCGAGCTGACCGAGCTGACGCCCTCGCAGGCGGCGTACATCGGCGTACCGGTCGAAGGGCCGTACAAGGTCGACCACTACCGGTACTGAGCGAACGAGGGCCCGCGTCGCGAAGGCCTCGGGTCGGGCGCGCGCCCGGGTTCCGCGCCGCTCAACGGCGCGGGAACCCCACCGGCCGATCGTCGAGCACCGGTTCGAGTCGGGCCAGGCGCTCGGCCTCCCGGTTGAGCGCTGCCAGGTCGCGCTCGCGCCGGAGCGCGACCACCCCGGCGAGGAACAACTCGTCGGCGACCGCCGGAACCGGCTCGACGTACGGGGCGACCTCCGCGGCGAGCTCCGCGGCGATCCGGGCGCGGCTCGACGGCACGAGGTGGGGCGCGTTGCGGAAGAACGCGGCGACCCGGCGTTCGAGCGGGTCGGGCAGACGCCCGACGTCCGCGACGCGGGCCCACCCCAGCAGGGGCGCGGGCACGCCGAACGACTGCGCGACGACCTGCGGCGCGCGCTCCACCTGCCCATGCGTGCCGGCGAGGATGTCGCCCAGCCGCTTCGACGAGGGATCGAGGAACCCCACCAGTGCGGCGAGGCCGCCGAAGGTCATGTAGATCTCGAGGACGCCCGTCATCGCGCGCACGAACGCGTGCCGCACGCCGATCGCGCCGCCGTCGTCGCGCACGACCCGCAGCCCGAGGGCGAGCTTGCCGAGCGACCTCCCGCGGGTGGCGGTCTCCACGGCCGTCGGCACCACGACGAGCACGAACACGAGGCTCGAGATGCCGACCGCCCGCCATGCGGCCTCATCGGCGTCCAGCCCGGCGAGCGCCAGCACCACCGCGAGGAGGAGGACGACGCTCACCAGCACGTCGATGGCCGTGCCGCCCGCTCGGATCACCGCGCTCGCGGGCCGGACGTCGAGGGCGACCGCCTCGCCGGTGACGAGCGGATCGTCGGCGCCGCCGACCGCTGATCGTTCGAGAGGCGCGGGCTGCGACATGGCTAGTATTCAAGCAGATGGACCTCGACGCCCTCGCCACCGCCCGCCACGCCGAATGGCACCGCCTCGACGCGCTCGCGCGATCCTCCGGTCGATTGTCGGGGAGCGAGGCCGACGAGTTGATCGAGCGCTACCAGTCCGGGGCATCCGACCTCTCGATGATCCAGACGACCGCGGGCTCGACCGCGCTCGGCGATCGGCTGTCGATCTCGCTCGCACGCGCCCGCCTGCGGTTCACCGGGGCGCCGGAGAACCCGCTGTCGCAGTTCACCGGATTCGCCGCGCGATCGCTGCCCGCGGCGCTGTATCGCGTGCGGTGGCTCACGCTGGCGTGTGCCCTCGCGACCTTCGCGATCGCAGCGCTGGTCGCCTGGTGGCTCGCGGCGGATCCTCGCGCGCTCGCGAACCTCGGCACCGAGGCGGAGCTGCGCCAGATCGCCGAGGAGGGATTCGTCGCGTATTACTCCGAGCATCCGGCGGGCTCGTTCGCCGGGTCGGTGTGGACCAACAACGCCTGGATCGCCGCGCAGTGCATCGCGTTCGGGATCACGGGCGTGTGGGTGCCGTACGTGATCGTCCAGAACGCGATCAACCTCGGCTCCAACGCGGCGGTGATGTTCGTGTACGGCGAGGCCGACGACTTCTTCCTGTACATCGCCCCGCACGGCCTGCTCGAACTCACGTGCATCTTCGTCGCGGCCGGTGCGGGCCTGCGGATCTTCTGGGCCTGGGTCGCGCCGGGCGCGCGCACCCGCATGGAGGCGATCGGGCAGGAGGCGCGGGCCCTCTTCGGCGTCGCGATCGGCCTCGTGTTCTTCCTGCTGGTCGCCGGCCTCATCGAGGGGTTCGTGACGCCCGCTCCCTGGCCGTGGGTCGTCAAGATCGGCATCGGCGTGCTCGCGCTCGCCGGTCTCCTCGTCGTCATGCTCGTGGTCGGCCGTCGAGCCGCACTCGGCGGCGCGACGGGCGACCTCGACGAGGAGCGGGCGGGCGCCCGCCGCATCACGGCCGGCTGAATCCGCCCGCCCGTCGATCCGTTCGTTCAGGTCCGCGCCGGGTCGGTCAGGGGCCGGTCGAAGACGAACCGGTGGGCGAGACCGGCGAGCACGGCGCCCAGGATCGGCGCGGCGATCGAGAGCCAGACCTGGCCGATCGCCTCGGGTCCGCCGTAGATCGCGGTCGCGATCGACCGGGCGGGGTTGAAGGAGGCGTTCGAGACGGGGATGGCGACGAGCGCGAGGGCCGTGAGGCTCGAGCCGATCGCCAGCGGAGCGAGCCGCTGGGGCCCCCTCGGTCCGGTGACGCCGAGGATGACGGCGACGAGCACCGCCGTGGCGATCGTCTCCGTGAGCATGGCCGCCCCGAGGTCGAAGCCGCCGGGCGACAGCGGGCCCCAGCCGGTCGAAACGCCCTGGAGTGCCGCCGGGTCGTACCCCGGACCGCCGGCCAGCACGCCCACGAGCGCGGTCGTCGCCAGCATCGCCCCGACGAGCTGGGCGAGCAGGTATCCGGTGACATCGCGCCATCCGGTGCGTCCGGCGGCCGCGAGGCCGATGGTGACGGCCGGGTTGAAGTGACCTCCGGAAATGCCTCCGAACGCGGAGGCGGCGGCGACGACGCTCAGGCCGAGCGCGATCGAGACGCCGAGGAAGCCGACGCCCAGGCCGCCCTCGCCGCCGCCGAAGGCCGCGGCGAACAGGGCGGTGCCGATCACGCCGAAGACGAGGATGAAGGTGCCGATCGCCTCAGCGGCGAGCCGCTGGGCGGTGGAGGGAGTCGCGTCAGCACCGGATGCGGGGGTGGCGGTGGTGCTCGTGGTCGTGGTGGGTACGGACAAGGGTCGAACGCTCCGTTCGAGAATGCGCAGCGTCGACCACCGTATCGGGCGCGGGTCCGGCCATCGGACTCGAAGACGTTCCGTGTCGTCGAGGGTCGCCGTGCCGCGCGTCGCAGTGCCGCGCGGCCACGTCAGAGCCGGCCGGCGGCCTTCAGCTCCAGGTAGCGGTCGGCGAGCGCTGGGGGCAGGTCCGCGGGCGAGGCGGTCACGACGTCGCCGCCGAGACGGCGGATCGCCTCGGCGACGCGCGTCGTGTCGAGCAGCGCGCGTTCGGCCGCCGCCGCGCGGTACACGGCGTCGAGGTCCTCGCGATCGCGGGCGCGGTCGAGGACCTCGGGGTCGGCGACGGATGCCACGAGCACGAGGTGCTGCCGGGTCAACTGCGGCAGCATCGTCAGCAGCCCGCGGGCGGTGCCCGGCGAGTCCACGCCCGTGAGCAGCACCACGAGCGACCGCCGGCTCGTCAGGCGCCGGACCTGGGCGGGGACCGATGCCCAGTCGGCCTCGATGAGCTCGGCGTCGATGGTCGACATCGTGTCGACCATGCGCGCGAGCAGGTCGCCCGCGCTCGCGCCGTGGACCCGGCCGCGCACCCGCCGGTCCCAGGCGAGGAAGTCGACGCGGTCGCCCGCGTGCGCCGCGAGGGCCGAGAGCAGCAGCGACGCCTCGAACGCCGTGTCGAGCCTGGGTTCGTCGGCGATGCGCGCGGCCGCGGTGCGCGACGTGTCGACGACGATCACGATCCGCCGGTCGCGCTCGGGCCGCCATGTGCGCACCATGAGCTTCGACGATCCGGGCGCCTCGGGATCGGGTCGCCGGGCGGTCGCGCGCCAGTCGATCGAGCGCACGTCGTCGCCGCGCACGTACTCGCGGATCGTGTCGAACTCGGTGCCCTGCCCGCGGAGGAGGATCGGGGTGCGGCCGTCGAGCTCCCGCAGCCTGGTCAGGCGCGACGGAAGGTGCACGCGCGACGCGAACGGCGGCAGGACGCACAGCCGACCGGGCGCCGCGAGGGTCGCCTGCCGCGCCCACAGCCCGAGCGGCCCGAACGACCGGATCGTCACGTCGTCGACGCGGCGGTCGCCGCGTCGCCACGGCGTCAGGCGGAGGGTCATCCGGCGTCGTTCCCCGGCGGGGATCGTCAGGACCGTGCGTCCCGTGCCCGCCAGGCCGGCGGACGGCTGCCAGGCGTCGCGGACGACCGCGCGCAACGTGCGCGACCCCAGGTTGTGGACGATCAGCGAGGCGTCGACCGTCTCACCGAGTCGCACCCGGTCGGGCAGGTCGCGCGCGAGGGCGACCAGCCGGGGGGAGGCCGCGAGCGAGACATCGAGCGCGCCGAGACCG from Agromyces sp. LHK192 includes these protein-coding regions:
- a CDS encoding DUF58 domain-containing protein; this encodes MAWSGRFAWLVAAGVIPVVAAGMASAWAAWATLLAWVLVALGLGALDVSLAASPRLVALARDLPDRVRLGETVDASLIVHNLGSRTLRAVVRDAWQPSAGLAGTGRTVLTIPAGERRRMTLRLTPWRRGDRRVDDVTIRSFGPLGLWARQATLAAPGRLCVLPPFASRVHLPSRLTRLRELDGRTPILLRGQGTEFDTIREYVRGDDVRSIDWRATARRPDPEAPGSSKLMVRTWRPERDRRIVIVVDTSRTAAARIADEPRLDTAFEASLLLSALAAHAGDRVDFLAWDRRVRGRVHGASAGDLLARMVDTMSTIDAELIEADWASVPAQVRRLTSRRSLVVLLTGVDSPGTARGLLTMLPQLTRQHLVLVASVADPEVLDRARDREDLDAVYRAAAAERALLDTTRVAEAIRRLGGDVVTASPADLPPALADRYLELKAAGRL